A single Anas platyrhynchos isolate ZD024472 breed Pekin duck chromosome 17, IASCAAS_PekinDuck_T2T, whole genome shotgun sequence DNA region contains:
- the LOC139998853 gene encoding uncharacterized protein, translated as MGWELGVGTGNGNGTGNWERDWELGGDWECNWELGMGLGLGTETGNWELGLGTGLGTGKGTGLGTGLGTGNETGIGNWDWELGTGMRLGTGLGTGNGNREGTGIGTGNWERDWELGLGTRRGLGIRLGTGNGTGNWEGTGNGIGNWERNWEWDWEWGWELGGDWNWDWEWSWELGGDWEWDWELGGDWERAWELGTELELGLGTGNGNWEGTGNGIGNWEQNWNWDWELGMGTGSGNWEWDWELGTELGMGLGMGLGTGRGLELGLGMELGTGRGLGMGLGTGRDWERDWELGTELGMGLGTGNGNWEGTGIGTGNGAGNWEGTGNGTGNWEGTGNGIGNWERNWEWDWELGMGTGRGLGTGTGNWEGTGTGCGNWGPPPAPSPPPW; from the coding sequence ATGGGCTGGGAACTGGGAGTGGGAActgggaatgggaatgggacTGGGAACTGGGAACGGGACTgggaactgggaggggactgggaatGCAACTGGGAACTGGGaatgggactgggattgggaacTGAGACTGGGAACTGGGAACTGGGACTGGGAACAGGACTGGGAACTGGAAAGGGAACAGGACTGGGAACTGGACTGGGAACTGGGAATGAGACTGGGATTGGGAACTGGGACTGGGAACTGGGAACTGGGATGAGACTGGGAACGGGACTGGGAACTGGGAATGGGAACCGGGaggggactgggattgggactgggaaCTGGGAACGGGACTGGGAACTGGGACTGGGAACCAGGAGGGGACTGGGAATACGACTGGGAACTGGGAATGGGACTgggaactgggaggggactgggaacGGGATTGGGAACTGGGAACGGAACTGGGAATGGGACTGGGAATGGGGTTgggaactgggaggggactggaaTTGGGACTGGGAATGGAGCTgggaactgggaggggactgggaatGGGACTgggaactgggaggggactgggaacGGGCCTGGGAACTGGGAACGGAACTGGAATTGGGACTGGGAACTGGGAATgggaactgggaggggactgggaacGGGATTGGGAACTGGGAACAGAACTGGAATTGGGACTGGGAACTGGGAATGGGAACTGGGAGTGGGAACTGGGAATGGGACTGGGAACTGGGAACGGAACTGGGAATGGGACTGGGAATGGGGTTgggaactgggaggggactggaaTTGGGACTGGGAATGGAGCTgggaactgggaggggactgggaatGGGACTGggaactgggagggactgggaacGGGACTGGGAACTGGGAACGGAACTGGGAATGGGACTGGGAACTGGGAATgggaactgggaggggactggaaTTGGGACTGGGAATGGAGCTgggaactgggaggggactgggaatGGGACTgggaactgggaggggactgggaacGGGATTGGGAACTGGGAACGGAACTGGGAATGGGACTGGGAACTGGGAATgggaactgggaggggactgggaacTGGGACTgggaactgggaggggactgggaccGGGTGTGGGaactggggacccccccccgccccctccccccccccatggtgA
- the LOC139998883 gene encoding uncharacterized protein yields the protein MLRELVREQGQGGAQRGRKRAPRPPRDGGGTEEAAPRSPSPPAEPPGRPQRRGGGAKKNSATATPCTQCVRGGATTTTKSRRCRGGAVTVVPEKPHRCAECGKGFSRGSNLAQHRRIHSGERPHRCGDCGKGFIQKSDLERHRRVHTGERPYPCGDCGKRFSVSSHLDRHRRTHAGVAGRSGVQPRGRSVEPGGEIGVLAPAGAPFRCGECGKGFGQRAALGKHRKTHGAEKPHRCGDCGKSFSRGSNLTQHRRIHTGERPFACGDCGKGFIQKSDLERHHRVHTGERPYRCGECGKSFSVSSHLERHRKIHAAAAERCPKHSEGFLAAQKHSEGFLAAQQRRGRLSKCRECGRCFGHGAALLKHQRAHAGGRPPPRCPDCGEEEEEDEEEGGSVVVAPEKPYKCGECGKGFGQRSALVKHRRIHTGEKPYACGDCGKGFIQKSDLTIHRRMHTGEKPYKCPECSKCFSVSSNLLTHRRTHLGEKPYGCPECGKSFIQRSELTIHRRVHTGEKPYKCPECAKCFSRSSHLNRHQRTHAGDKGKANAAANGNAGGNVMANGNANAKINANVNVMANPNANVNAYVNGNVNANAMAKVNAMAITNPNVNPNVNAMTDVNAMANGITNAKINANVNTNVNSNPNVNSMANVNTNVNAMANINANSMANVNANVNGGVNAMANVITNAKINANANVNSNAITMANANVNVNTKSNVNSNVNTITMANVNANVNGSVNAMANSNVNTMANTITNAKINANINTMANVNVNSNAITMANANVNVNTKSDVNSNVNAITNANINSNVNTNAITMANVNGSVNAMANVITNAKINANAMANINANSNVNSNANVITNVNAMANGISNAAPAPPLPPGAFPAPPLPPFPAAPAALPLPPLELPWALPFPTRAFPPPAFPPAASPPGAPPASSLIN from the exons ATGCTGCGGGAGCTGGTTCGGGAGCAGGGCCAGGGGGGGGCGCAGAGGGGCCGAAAAAgagccccccgacccccccgggATGGAG GAGGCACCGAGGAGGCGGCACCGCGGTCCCCGTCCCCACCGGCGGAGCCCCCCGGCAGACCCCAACGACGCGGCGGAGGTGCCAAAAAAAATTCGGCGACCGCGACCCCGTGCACCCAATGCGTCCGCGgcggtgccaccaccaccaccaaatcCCGGCGGTGCCGCGGCGGTGCCGTCACCGTGGTCCCCGAAAAGCCGCACCGGTGCGCCGAGTGCGGCAAGGGCTTCAGCCGCGGCTCCAACCTGGCCCAGCACCGGCGGATCCACAGCGGGGAGCGGCCGCACCGGTGCGGGGATTGCGGTAAGGGGTTTATCCAAAAATCCGACCTCGAGCGGCACCGGCGCGTCCACACCGGCGAGCGGCCGTACCCGTGCGGTGATTGCGGCAAACGCTTCAGCGTCAGCTCCCACCTGGACCGGCACCGCCGAACCCACGCCGGCGTCGCCGGGAGGTCGGGGGTCCAACCCCGCGGGCGTTCGGTGGAGCCGGGGGGGGAAATTGGGGTTTTGGCACCCGCCGGCGCCCCGTTTCGGTGCGGGGAGTGCGGGAAGGGGTTCGGGCAGCGCGCGGCGCTCGGCAAGCACCGCAAGACGCACGGCGCCGAAAAGCCGCACCGGTGCGGGGATTGCGGCAAGAGCTTCAGCCGCGGGTCCAACCTCACCCAGCATCGCCGAATTCACACCGGGGAGCGCCCCTTCGCCTGCGGGGATTGCGGTAAAGGATTTATCCAAAAATCCGACCTGGAGCGCCACCACCGCGTCCACACCGGCGAGCGGCCGTACCGGTGCGGCGAGTGCGGCAAAAGCTTCAGCGTCAGCTCCCACCTGGAGCGGCACCGCAAAATccacgccgccgccgccgagcgCTGCCCGAAACATTCGGAAGGGTTTTTGGCCGCCCAAAAACATTCGGAAGGTTTTTTGGCCGCCCAGCAGCGCCGCGGGAGGCTCTCCAAGTGCCGGGAGTGCGGGCGGTGTTTCGGGCACGGCGCGGCGTTGCTCAAGCACCAGCGGGCGCACGCCGGGGGGCGCCCCCCGCCGCGGTGCCCCGATtgcggtgaggaggaggaggaggatgaggaggaaggtGGGAGCGTGGTGGTGGCACCCGAAAAACCCTACAAGTGTGGCGAGTGCGGGAAGGGCTTCGGGCAACGCTCGGCGTTGGTCAAGCACCGGCGCATCCACACCGGGGAGAAGCCCTACGCTTGCGGTGATTGCGGCAAGGGCTTCATCCAAAAATCCGACCTCACCATCCACCGGCGCATGCACACCGGGGAGAAGCCCTACAAGTGCCCCGAGTGCTCCAAGTGCTTCAGCGTCTCCTCCAACCTCCTGACCCACCGGCGCACCCATCTCGGCGAGAAGCCCTACGGCTGCCCCGAGTGCGGCAAGAGCTTCATCCAGCGCTCCGAGCTCACCATCCACCGGCGCGTGCACACCGGGGAGAAGCCCTACAAGTGCCCCGAGTGCGCCAAGTGCTTCAGCCGCAGCTCCCACCTCAACCGGCACCAGCGCACCCACGCCGGGGACAAGGGCAAGGCCAACGCCGCGGCCAACGGCAACGCCGGCGGCAACGTCATGGCCAACGGCAACGCCAACGCCAAAATCAACGCCAACGTCAACGTCATGGCCAACCCCAACGCCAACGTCAACGCCTACGTCAATGGTAACGTCAACGCCAACGCCATGGCCAAGGTCAACGCCATGGCCATCACCAACCCCAACGTCAACCCCAACGTCAACGCCATGACCGACGTCAACGCCATGGCCAACGGCATCACCAATGCCAAAATTAACGCCAATGTCAACACCAACGTCAACTCCAACCCCAATGTCAACTCCATGGCCAACGTCAACACCAACGTCAACGCCATGGCCAACATCAACGCCAACTCCATGGCCAACGTCAACGCCAACGTCAACGGTGGCGTCAATGCCATGGCCAACGTCATCACCAACGCCAAAATCAACGCCAATGCCAACGTCAACTCCAACGCCATCACCATGGCCAATGCCAACGTCAACGTCAACACCAAATCCAACGTCAACTCCAACGTCAACACCATCACCATGGCCAACGTCAACGCCAACGTCAACGGTAGCGTCAATGCCATGGCCAACTCCAACGTCAACACCATGGCCAACACCATCACCAACGCCAAAATCAACGCCAACATCAACACCATGGCCAACGTCAACGTCAACTCCAACGCCATCACCATGGCCAACGCCAACGTCAACGTCAACACCAAATCCGACGTCAACTCCAACGTCAACGCCATCACCAACGCCAACATCAACTCCAACGTCAACACCAACGCCATCACCATGGCCAACGTCAACGGTAGCGTCAACGCCATGGCCAACGTCATCACCAACGCCAAAATCAACGCCAACGCCATGGCCAACATCAACGCCAACTCCAACGTCAACTCCAACGCCAATGTCATCACCAACGTCAACGCCATGGCCAACGGCATCTCCAacgccgccccggccccgccgctgccccccggcgCCTTCCCcgcccccccgctgccccccttccccgccgcccccgccgccctgcccctgcccccccTGGAGCTGCCCTGGGCCCTCCCGTTCCCAACCCgcgccttccccccccccgccttccCCCCGGCCGCGTCCCCCCCCGGGGCACCCCCGGCCTCCTCCCTCATCAAttga